CATTCATCCTGATCCCGAAGGTGTTCACCGCATCGGATCCCGAGCCGGGCGCGACCAGTGGGCCGCCCACCACCGAGCCGGCGACGTCAGAGCCGCCGCCGGTGGCGTCCTACCGCGACACAATCCTGAGCGCAGCGCCGGTGCACTTCTGGGAGTTCGCCTATAACGCCGATCCCGGCCAGGACGCGATGGGCACCTCGAACCTCACCCTAGGCAAGGACATCGGGCTGCTAGGCAGCTCGGCGGTCAAGGGCGGCTCGGGCGCGATCGACTGCTCTGGTACCAACCGATCGCGGATCAACTCCCAGACCCCTGAGACCCTCGTCGGCGAGGTCTCCGTCGAGGTCTGGGTGAACACCGCGACCGCCAGCGGCGGGCAGATCGTCAACTTCGGGTCCGCCGCCGAGGACGCCAGCAAGCAGACCGACCACACTTTGTTCGTCGACCAGAGCGGATTTGTCCACTTCGGCGTTCGTGGCACGAAGCGCTACGTGGTCTCCAGCAAGGTGTTCGTCAACGACGGAAAGTGGCACCACGTGGTCGGCACCCTGTCGTCGGCCGAGGGCATCAAACTGTACGTGGACGGCCAGTTGATCGACCACGAGCCCGACGCCACCGAGGCCCAGGAGTTCGAGGGTTATTGGCGCATCTGCGGGGACTCGCTGTCCGGTTGGCCCCGGGCGACCGGCAGCGCGGCGCTGATCGGCAGCATCGACGAGGTCGCAATCTACAATCGCGCGCTCACCGCCGAGGAGATCGCCAAGCACCACCAGGTCGCCCTGTAGCCGCCATGGGAATCGTCGTCCTGGGCAGTGCGAACGTCGATGTCGTCATCGGGCTGGAGCGGATCCCGGCGCCCGGCGAGACCGTGATCACCGAGACCTCCGATCGCGGCCGCGGTGGCAAGGGCAACAATCAGGCGATCGCGGCCGCCCGCGCCGGGGCCCCCACCCGGTTCATCGGCGCGGTGGGCTCCGACGCCACCGGCGAGTTCCTTCTCGCAGGGCTGTCTGAGGCCGGCATCGGCACCGAGCTGGTGCGGCGCTGCGAGGGCGTCACCAGCGGTACGGCGTACGTCATGGTCGACCGGCACGCCGAGAACGCGATCGTGGTGGTCGCGGGCGCGAACGGCCGGCTCACCGGGCTGACCGGCGCTGAGCAGCGGGCCCTGCAGCAGGCCGACGTACTGCTGATGCAGCTAGAGGTGCCGATGCGCACAGTCGTCGACGCTGCCCGCACGACCCGCGCGGCCGGTGGCTACGTCATGCTGAACGCCGCGCCGTACGCCGACCTGCCCGATGAGCTGGTGAACAATCTCGACCTGCTGATCGTGAACGAGCCCGAGGCGGCGCTCGCCGCCGGGGTGAAGGAGGGCGCACGCTCTCCCGACGAGCTCGCCGACATCATCACCCGACGCATCCCCGACGTGCTCATCACGCTCGGTGCGGAAGGATCCATGCTCGCCCGTCGCGGACAACAGCCGGTGCGGATCCGAGCGCCCAAGGTGCCGGCGGTCGACACGACGGCAGCGGGCGACACCTTCGTCGGCGCGTACGCCGCCGCCACGGTCCGCGGACTCGACGAGCATGGCTGCCTGCAGTTCGCCTCGAGCGCCGCGGCTCTCGCGGTACAGCGGCCTGGCGCCGTCGCCTCCATCCCGCACCTGGCCGACATCGACGCCGCGTTGGGAGAGTTCTACCCGGAAACGCCGCCGGAGGCCTAGCAGATCTCGCCGCGATCCCAGCTGTATCCACCGCCGGTGACCACGAAGGTCACCTCGTCCGCGCAGACGGTGAAGGCCGAGTCGTACTCCTCGCCATCGTGCTCGATGACCGCCGAACCCTTGGGCTCGATCTTCAGCGTCGTCGGCTCAGCGCACTCGATGGTGACCTCCTGCGCGATCTGCCCGCCCGTGCTCTTGGGCATCGAGCTGACCTTGCAGGCGCCGCCGGGCCCGCCCTGGCCGGAGGTCGTGTCGCCCTGCTCGGGCCACGAGTCATCCTCGCCCTGTGGTTCCGGCATCGACGACGGCGCCGACTGAGGAGCGTCCTCGCCGCCCAACGAGGACTCGCTGTCGGTCTGCGTCCCGAACGAGCCGTTTGCCGCGCTCTGCACGCTGTCGCCGGGCTCGCTGCCGCCGGCGCCGGATTCGTCGGCACTCTCACCGGAGGTCGCCGAGCTGCTGGCCGGCGTCGTCGCCGAATCATCGTTCTCCGACACCGCCGAGATCAGGAGGTAACCGCCGCCGATCACCAGCAGACCGATCAGCAGTCCGGCCAGGAACACCAAGGGACTGCGCATCGGCGAGGGCGGCGGCGCGGCGACCGCATAGTCGTCGTCCGCCCCGCTCGTGCGCTGCAGCGCGGGCATCCGAGCGGTCTGCGACGGATCGGGCTGGGACGGCTTGTCGTCGTGACCGCGCATCGTCGTCCTCTCCTCGTCGAACGAAATCGTGGGGGCAGGTACCTGGTGCGATTCGGGCGGGGACGATCCGGTTCCGCGTGCGTGGCGGATCGTGGACCGACCAGTACGCTGAAGCCATGCGAGCGCTGATGGCCCTGGTGAGCATTCCGGTACTTACGCTGGCGGCCGCGTGCACCGGGGACAGCTCCGACGGCGGTGAGGCAGCCGACCCGACCGAGCTCGTCCAGCAGGCCGGCGACACATTCGCCGAGGCCGGTGCGGTCTCGTTCACGCTCGACAGCGAGGGCGTTCCGGACGACGTCAACGGGGTCAGCGCCGCCGACGGATCCGGAGTCATCGACTCGGCCGAGCCGAAGTTCTCCGGGTCGATTACCGGCCGGGTCCAGGGCGTCACCGGCAGCCTCGAGATCATCGCGATCGGCCAGGAGGCGTGGATGAAGTTCTTCACCCCGGGCTACGAACCGGTGGATCTGGCGACCCTCGGCGCGCCCAATCCAGCGATGTTCTTCCATCCGACCGACGGACTGCCGTCCCTGCTGGCGGCGACGACCGACCTGGCCTCCGAGGGCCAGAAGCGTCAGGGCAGCGACATCATCAACGAGGTCAGCGGTTCGGTGCCCGCGGCCCCGGTGAAAGAGCTGCTCGAGCTCGGCGACGGCACCGGCGAGTACGACGCCGTCTACGGCATCACCGACGACGGTGAGCTGCGCACCATCAAGGTCACCGGCGACTTCTACGAGGGCGCCACCTCGACCTACTCCATCGTGGTGAAGGACTACGGGAAGACCGTTGAGATCACCCGCCCCTAGGGCGCTACTGGCCACCGCCGCCATCGCCGTCGCCCTGGCGGCCGCCGACACCTACGTCGTCGTGCTCGCGCTGACCGACATGATGGCCGGTGTCGGGGTTGGGATCGGCGCGCTGCAGCAGGCCACCCCGATCATCAGCGGGTTCCTGCTCGGCTACGTCGCGGTGCTCCCACTGATCGGCCGGATAGCAGACCTGACCTCGCGGCAGAAGGTGCTGTTGTGGTGCCTGATTGTTTTCGTCGCCGGGTCGGCCCTCACCGCGCTCGCCCACGACCTGCCGACCCTGGTCGCGGGGCGGGTGGTCCAAGGAGTCGGCGGTGGCGGCCTGGTGCCGGCGACGCTCGCGATCGTCGGCGAGCTGTGGCCACCGGACCGGCGCGGCGTACCGCTGGGCATCGTCGGCGCCGTGCAGGAGATCGGCAGCGTCGTCGGCCCCCTGCTCGGTGCGCTCGTGCTCGCAGTCGCCGATTGGCGAGCGATCTTCTGGCTCAACGCGGTCCTCGGCGTCCTGCTCGCCCTGATGGTTCTCCTCCTCGGGCGTGCCCGGTCACCCGAGACCGCGGACCCCCGCCAGCGGAACCGCCCGCCGTACGCCGCCGCCTCGCGGTCCCGGTCCGTGCTCCGCGCCGGCGTGTGGGTGCTCGGTGCGGCGATCACGGCGCTGGCGCTCGCGGCGCCCGAGTCGCTGGTGACCTCGGTGGCGTACGGCGGACCGTTCGTGCCCTTCGAGGGGGCGTCGTCCCGACTGCTGACCCCCATCGGCGTCACCGGCCTGACGCTGCTGGCGCTCGCGACCGCCTTGACCGCTCCCGCGCTCTGGCCACTGCTGCGTCAGGCCGATCTGCCCGGGGCGCTCCTCCTCGGTGGTGCCCTCGGGTGCATCGTGGTCACCTTCGCCGCGGCCGAGCCGGAGCGCGAGGTCGTCGGCCCACTGGGATACGCCCTGCTTCCGGTCGCCGCGCTGCTTACCGCGGGCTTCCTGTGGCACCAGCGGCGGCCCGCCCATCCTGTGGTCCCGCGTGGACCGCTCCCCCGCCGCAGCGTCATCGCCCTCGTCGTCAGCCTGCTGGTCGGGGTGGCGCTCGTGGCGGGCGTCGTGGACGTGCCGGTGCTGGCGCACCTGACCCACACCGATTCGCAGGTCGGCGCGGCTTTCGTGCTCGTGCGCTTCCTCATCGCTGTCCCGGTGGGTGCGTTCCTCGGCGGCGCTGCGCTGCGCCGGTGCGGTGACGGGCTGGTAACCGCCGTCGGCCTCGCCCTCGCGGCGGCAGGGCTGGCGATCATGGCGACCTGGGGCGAGGGCTCGCTGCGCTCGGCAGCGTCGTACGTCGTCCTCGTCGCCGTGGGCCTCGGCGTCGGGCTCGCGCTCGCTCCCGTCAACAACACAATGCTGGCTGAGACCGGCCGCGCGCTGCACGGGACGGTGTCCTCGCTGGTGGTCGTCGCGCGCATGGTCGGCATGGTCGTAGGCCTGGCGGTGCTGACCGGCATTGGCCTGCACGCTTACTACCGCGAGGTCGAGGCACTGCCGGACCGCACGGACGGTGACGCCTTGCTGCAGGCCGGGCTCGTCCAGGTGCACGCGGTGTTCATCGGGGCGGCGCTCGCGGCGGCACTCGGGGCTGCGCTGGCCGTCGCGCTCGGGGTGCGCCGGCGGACAGCCGCTGTGGCGGAGCGCATAGTCACGATTGGGTGATCTTTCGGCATAGCCGGTTGTGGGGCCCGGGGGCGTCATGTTCCATTGATGCGTTCGCCGATTGGAAAGAAGTGCCGATGACGCTGGCCCGTACCCGACGCGCGCTGTCGGCCGCGATCTCCTTGATCGCGGCGCTGTTGCTGCTCAGCGCCTGCGCCACCGGCGCCCCGCAGGAGGGCTCCTCACCGACCGCCGCCGGCCCCTTGTCGAGCGAAGCGACCAGCAGTGATCCGCCGCCCACGACGTCCGAGGCTCCGCCGAGCTCAGCTGAGCCCACGCCCACCCCGGAGACGACGACCCCGGCGCCCACGACGACGTCGGAGGCACCGGCCGTTGACCAGCCGACCGTCGTCTACACCAAGGCCGCCGCCACCGTGAATCCAGGCGAAGCGGTCCAGGTGACGATTACCGTCCAGACCCCCAACCCGGGAGTCCCGTTCGGCGACGTAACCCTCATGGTGGACGGCGCGCCGTACGCCTCGGCCACGCTCAACCAGGCCGGCAGCATGTCGTTCACCCTCAAGAACCTCACCGAGGGCGACCACACCTACCAGGGCGTGTTCGCGGGCAACCCGACCTACCTGGCCTCGCAGAGCAACACCAAGATGATCCACGTGCTCACTGCCGCGGAGATCGAGGCTGCCAAGAAGAAGAAGGAAGAGCAGGCGGCCGCCGCGGCCAACAACCCCTGCCCGGCCAACGCGAAGGCGTGCATCGACCTGACCAACAACACCACCTGGTTGCAGTCCAACGGCGTGGTCACGGCCGGACCGTTCAAGCAGATCGCCGGCCGCGCCGGGCATCGCACCCCCACCGGCATGTTCACCGTCCAGTGGAAGAACAAGGACCACAAGTCCCAGGAGTTCAACCAGGCGCCAATGCCGTACGCAATCTTCTTCACCACCACTGGCGTCGCCTTCCACGTCGGCTCGCTCAGCACCCCGTCGCACGGCTGCATCCATCTCAGCGAGAGCGCGGCGAAGATCTACTGGGATGCCCTCAATCCCGGCGACCGCGTGTACGTCTTCGGATCGGCGCAGTACTAGCCCCGCCATGCGTACGGGAGGACCGCGACTGCTCCTGGCTGCGTGCCTGTTTGCCGCCGGTTGCAGCACCGCAGCCCCGCAGGACAGCGCGGACTCGGATACATCCGCCCCGGCCGCCACTGCCGGGCAGCCATCCGAGACCGGCGCCTCCGACGCCGCGCCGAGCGATGCCGTACCCACCTCGGCCTCGGCACAGGCCTCGACCGTCGACGGCCCCTGCCCGTATCTCGAGCAGGACTTCATCGAGCTCACGATCGGTCAGCGAATCGGCAAGGTCAGCGTCACGACAACGACGCCGGCGTACGGCCCGTTGCCTCGCTGTGACTTCCAGCGCGGCAGCGGTGAGCCCGCTGCGGTCGTCGACACCCGTACCATCGAGGCCGGTCAAGGCCTGGAGAAGGCCCTCGAGGCAGTTCCGGGCGGCAACCCCGTCGACGTCGGTGAGGGCGGGTCGGTCCAGGTGTACAACGGTGAGGACCGAACCGAGCTCGCAGCGTACGAAGGCACCACGCTCGTCACGGTCAGACTCAACCAGGAAAGCTCGCTCGAAGCCATCGAGATCGCCGGGCAGGTCTTCGCCAGCATCTGACCGTGCCGCCCCGTCGCTCCGCCTGGTCCACTCTGAGCGAACACGACGGGTCGGGCTGCGCCATTCGTGAAACGATAGCGACCATGACCTTCGCAACTCTGCATACTGTGCTCTTCGCGGGGTCGTACTACTCACCCACCGAAAGGCGACCATGACCTTCGCAACCCTGCACACGAATAAAGGCGACATCCGGGTCGAGCTGTTCGACAACCACGCCCCCAAGACGGTCCGCAACTTCGTCGAGCTCGCTGAAGGCTCGCGTGAGTGGACGCATCCCGGCACCAACAAGAAGACCAACGACCCGCTGTACGACGGCGTCATCTTCCACCGCATCATCCAGGGTTTCATGATCCAGGGCGGTGACCCGCTCGGTCAGGGCTTCGGCGGCCCGGGCTATGTCTTCGACGATGAGATCCACCCCGAGCTGCAGTTCGACAAGAAGTACCAGCTCGCCATGGCGAACGCCGGCAAGCGCGGCGGCAAGGGCACCAACGGCTCGCAGTTCTTCATCACGACCACGGCGCCGAACTGGCTCAACGGCAAGCACACTATCTTCGGTGAGGTCGCGGACGACGAGTCGAAGAAGGTCGTCGACGCGATCGAGGCCGTCGCCACCGACCGCAACGACAAGCCGCTCGAGGACGTCGTCATCAACTCGGTCACCATCGAGAAGTAGCGCGCGTTGACCTACCCGCCGTCCGCCGGAGCGCCGTCCCCCAGCGAGGGGTACGGCGCTCCGGCGCACTGCTACCGGCATCCGGATCGCCAGACCGGTCTGGCGTGCACGCGCTGCGAGCGCCCGATCTGCCCCGACTGCCTCAACCCCGCCGCCGTCGGGTTCCAGTGCCCGGAGTGCGTCGCCGAAGGCCGCGCGTCGCTGAGTCAGCCGTCGGTGCGGCGTACGGCGCTGGTCCGCTCACACGTACAGCCGGTCGTCACCTACGGCTTGATCGCGCTCAACGTGCTGATGTACGTCGCGACGGTCGTGCAGTCCGGCAGCGTCAGCAACAACCAGTACTCCGGGCTGTTCCAGGACCTCGCGATGTGGGGGCCGCTGGTGCGGCAGGGCGAGGTCTGGCGGATGGGCAGCTCGACCTTCCTGCACTACGGGCTGACACACGTCGCGGTGAACATGATCTCGCTGTTCATCATCGGCCGCGACATCGAGCAGGTGCTCGGCAAGTGGCGCTATCTGCTGGTCTACCTGCTCGCGGGCCTCGGTGGTTCGGTCGCTGTCCTGCTCTTCACCCCGAATGCGGTGGTGGCCGGTGCCTCCGGATCGGTGTTCGGGCTGCTCGGCGCGGCGGGCGTGATCATGCTGCGCAACAAGCAAAACATGCAGCCGCTCATCGGCATCCTCGTGCTGAACGCCGTGATCTCGTTCATGCCCGGCATCTCGCTCGCTGCGCATCTCGGTGGCTTGCTCGTGGGCGCCGCGCTCACCTTCCTGCTGGTGCAGCTCACACCCAGCCGCCGCTAACTCGGGGAACGCTATCGGGCCAGCGCGCCGATCCGCTCCACGGCCTCGGTGAGCACGGCGGGCGAGCAGGCGAAGTTGATCCGGGCGAAGCCCGCCCCCGTCGCCCCGAAGCTGGGGCCCGGGTTCAGCGCCACTCGCGCCTCGGTCAGGATCTTGCCGGCGGGGTCGGCACCCCAGTCGTACGCCGAGAGGTCCAGCCAGCCCAGGTAGGTCGCCTCCGCGGGCACATAGCCGGCCTGGGGGAGGTGTGTCGCGACCAGCTCGCCCAGCAGGTCGCGGTTCGCCGACAGCTCTCGTACGGCCTGCTCCAGCCACTGGCCACCCGCGGCCCACGCTCGCTCCGAGGCGAGCATCCCGAGGTGTCCGGCGGACGACGAGGACTGCGGCGGGATCCGGCCGGCCCGCTCCCGGCTGCGGCCGTCGGCCGAGACCACCTGGGCGCACTTCAAGCCCGCGAGGTTCCACGCCTTGCTCGCGGCCAGCACGCTCACCCCGACCTCGCGCGCCGCATCGCTGACCGTCAGGAAGGGCGTGAACGACGCGCCCTCCAACGGCAGCGGTCCGTGGATCTCGTCGGCGATCACCAGCACGTCGTACTCCGCTGCGAGGTCGGCCAACGCGCCCAGCTCCTCCGATCGCCACGCCCGCCCGACCGGATTCGCCGGGTTGCACAGCAAATAGACCCGCGCACCGGCCGCGAACGCCGCCCGCAGTCCATCGAGGTCGAAGTGCCAGCCGTCGTCCTCGCACCGCAACGGCACGTCGACCACCTCGCCGCCGGCCAGCGCGGTCCAGGACCGGAAGGGTGGATAGATCGGTGAGCTGATCACGACCCGGTCACCGGGGTCGACATGCGCGCGCATCAGCTCGATCATGCCGACGCCGACGTCCCCGACCACCCGCACCTGCTCCGGGTCGATCTGCCACCTCCAGTGCTGGGCCGCGTACTCCGCAAGTGCCTGTTCCAAGCGGCCGTCCACGATCCGGTACCCGGTGTCGCCGATCCGGACGGCCTCCAGCAGCCGCTGCTCGATCGGCGGCGCGAGCGCACAGTCCATCTCCGCCACCCACAACGGCAGGACGTCGGCGTCGTACTGCCGGTACTTCATGCTGGAACGCGCGCGAAGGTCTGCCGTGTCGAGGGTGAAGATCTGGCTCGTCATACGGCCCATCATCCCAGCCTGGGCCGTCAGCCTCGCCCAGAGAAGGCGTCTCAGGGGCGCGACGATGGGTCTCATCCTCGCCGTTGAGGCCGTCGGCGCCGGGGCGCGCCGTCCCGGGTGAGTCCCCGGCCCGCGGGTACAGTTGAGAGATTCTTCGAACCTGAGCAGGAACGTCATGACATCCGCCGAGCAGCAGGTGGTGCGCAACGAGACGCGGTCTTTCCTTCGCAAGCCGTGGATACTGTCGGTCTCGATCGCGTGCCTCGTCACGATCATCTACGTCTGGAACGTGCTTGCCGGCGGTTCCAAGCTCAGTGACACGACCCCGGCCCCGACGCTGCGCACGCTGAGCCTCGTGCCCGCGCGGGTGGTCGAAGGCGAGCTGTACCGGCTGTTCACCGCCAACCTGCTCTACTCCAGCGTCTGGTCCTTGCTGGCTTCGGTGCTGACGCTCGTGGTTGTCGGCACGGCCGTCGAGTCACGGTGGGGCGTTCGCCGATATCTGGCGTCCACCGTGATCACGGCGCTCGGCGCGACCCTACCGGTGCTGCTGTTCGAGCCGGCCGTCTCTCGCTGGGCAACTGGCAACGGTGCAGTCATGGGCCTGATCGGTGCCGCCTTCGTCGTGGCGACACGGGCCGGGTATAACCGGCTGGTCATCTCGGTCGTGGCGGCCATCGACGTGATCGTCTACGTCTGGTTCACCCCGGAGTCCACGATCTGGGCACCGCTGGGCGGCATCGCGAGCGGCGCGATCATCGCCATGCTGCTGATCGCCGCACCCGACGACCGCCGGCGCAACAGGATCCAGGCGCTCCTGCTCGGCTCGTTCTTCCTGCTGCTGTGCGCGATCGTCGCCTTCCACGTCATCAGCCGGTAGCGGACCGGCCCAGCACCACGAGACGGGGGAGGACCCCGCGGCATCCCCCTAGGACGTGGGATCAGCAGGCGTGGACGGCGATCATGGCCGCCATCGCGCGAAAGAACGCAGGATCGCTCAGGTACGCCATGTGGTTGGCGGTCGGCCCATGAATGAAGGTGAAGTCGACGTCGTGCGCGCCGCGCACCCGCCCTTCGGCGGGGAAGCTCAGCACGTCGGTCGAGCTCCAGGCGTTCCAGAGGTAGCCCAGCCGCTCCGCGGGTACTCCACAGCCCGCGGCGGCCGGGTCGAGGAACACACCGAGGTCGGCGAACAGCCCGAGCTGGCTGGCGCTCGCGCACCAGAAGTCCACGCGGACCTCGCCCAGCTCGTCGCCGAACGCGGTCAACAGATCGAACAGCACCTGCCCGCCCATCGAGTGCGTCAGCACCACCAGCGGCTCGGCTCCTGCCCCCGTGGCGGCGCGGTGCAGTGCATCGATGACCCGGCGGATGACGATGCCGGGCGCGCCTGCCTGGCCGCGCCCGCCGACGTACCGCAGGATGTCGCCGAGGAACAGCGGCACGAAGTCCCTGCCCGGACGCCGGATGCCGTCCATCGCCTGACGTACGGCGCGGCGTCCGAATGCGGACAGGTTGAGCGTCAGCCCCGGGGCGTCGGCGGGTAGGTGGCGCCGCAGCTCCCGCTTCAACAACCGCTCCTGCGCGTCGTGCCCGAGGCCGTCCAGCGAGCGGCGCAGCCCGCGGTCGCGCGCAACCGCCCACGATGCCTCGATCGCCTCGGGCCAGCGATTGGCCGGCAGTGCGCGCAAAACGGCGTCCTGCAGCTGCTCCCCGAACTCGTCCTCCCCGAGCTCGGCGAGATCCGCTACCCGAGCGATCTCCTGCGGCGCTGCTCTCTTCGGCGCACCCAGGTCGCCCCAGTAGACCCGTTCGATCACGACCGCCCCCGGCTGGAAGGGGTTGAGGGTCGGTGCGACGTGCTCGCGCAGCAGTTGCTCGACCTGCGGCCACTCCAGGCCACCGGTCAGCTTCAGCGAACTGTGGTGCAGCGGGTCGGCCATTTCGCGGATCCCGACCCCGTGCACGAACACGATGGGCATATCTCCATCGTCCCCTTTCATGGAAAGCAGCGCGCCGGCACGCGCTCAAGGTCGTTGGCAGTACGAAACAGTGGGTGCCGTCACGACCGCGCTGCCACCTGGCTCTAGTGAACCTGACATTGGCGTCATATAGTCGGGCGAGTACCCACGATTCTATGGAGGCACCACCCATGCGCGACGCCGTCATCTGCGAAGCCGTACGCACCCCGGTCGGAAAGCGCAACGGTGCGCTGTCCGGCGTCCACGCCGCCGATCTGTCGGCCGCCGTGCTGAAGGGCCTGGCCGAGCGCTCGGGCATCGATCCGTCCGTCGTCGATGACGTCATCTGGGGCTGCGTCTCCCAGGTCGGCGAGCAGACCTTCGACATCGCGAGGACCGCCGTCCTCACCGCCGGGTGGCCGGAGTCGGTGCCGGGCACCACCGTCGATCGTCAGTGCGGGTCCTCGCAGCAGGCCCTCGCGTTCGCCGCCGCGGGTGTCATCGCGGGGCAGTACGACGTCGCCGTCGCGGGCGGCGTCGAGATGATGTCGCGGGTTCCGATGGGCTCGGCGACCTCCAACAAGGACCTCGGCAGCCCGATCCCCCAGGCCTTCAGCGACCGCTACGACGGCATCCGAATGCCCAACCAGGGCATCGGCGCGGAGATGATCGCCGAGCAGTGGGGCCTGTCGCGCACCGCGCTCGACGAGTTCTCGATCGCCTCGCACGAGAAGGCCGCCAAGGCTCAGGACGACGGCCTGTTCGATTCGCAGATCCTGCCGATCGAGACCGCCGACGGCGTGGTCAGCAAGGACGAGGGCATCCGCCGTGGCTCGACCGTCGAGAAGCTCGCGCAACTGCCGACTCCGTTCAAGGAGGACGGCGTCGTCTCGGCCGGCAATGCCTCGCAGATCTCCGACGGCTCGGCGGCGCTGCTGGTCACCACCAGCGAGAAGGCCAAGGAGCTCGGCCTCAAGCCGCTCGTGCGCGTGCACACGACCGTGCTGGCCGGCTCGGACCCGATCATCATGCTGACCGCGCCGATCCCGGCTACCCAGAAGGTGCTCGAGCGCTCTGGTCTGTCGATCGGCGACATCGGCGCGTTTGAGGTCAACGAGGCCTTCGCCTCGGTCCCGATGGCGTGGCTGAAGGACACCGGTGCCGACCAGTCCAAGCTCAACCCCAACGGTGGCGCGATCGCTCTTGGTCACCCGCTCGGCGGATCGGGCGCCCGCCTGATGACCACCCTCATCCACCACATGGTCGAGAACAAGGTGCAGTACGGCCTGCAGACCATGTGCGAGGGCGGCGGCCAGGCCAACGCGACCATCCTCGAGCTGCTCTAACCCCACCTT
This region of Blastococcus sp. Marseille-P5729 genomic DNA includes:
- a CDS encoding LamG domain-containing protein, which codes for MSSDDDRTPPGSSGDGDDVSDDPRDRVQDDATVEAAKSGSSASADDAGDDPGTDAESTQDALRDADAETADSEGGSVDRAQPDPDDEDNEADSLWPSGDDGDDEGYSYVRRSDPGWDMSKWLIAAGVATVTILLSFILIPKVFTASDPEPGATSGPPTTEPATSEPPPVASYRDTILSAAPVHFWEFAYNADPGQDAMGTSNLTLGKDIGLLGSSAVKGGSGAIDCSGTNRSRINSQTPETLVGEVSVEVWVNTATASGGQIVNFGSAAEDASKQTDHTLFVDQSGFVHFGVRGTKRYVVSSKVFVNDGKWHHVVGTLSSAEGIKLYVDGQLIDHEPDATEAQEFEGYWRICGDSLSGWPRATGSAALIGSIDEVAIYNRALTAEEIAKHHQVAL
- a CDS encoding ribokinase encodes the protein MGIVVLGSANVDVVIGLERIPAPGETVITETSDRGRGGKGNNQAIAAARAGAPTRFIGAVGSDATGEFLLAGLSEAGIGTELVRRCEGVTSGTAYVMVDRHAENAIVVVAGANGRLTGLTGAEQRALQQADVLLMQLEVPMRTVVDAARTTRAAGGYVMLNAAPYADLPDELVNNLDLLIVNEPEAALAAGVKEGARSPDELADIITRRIPDVLITLGAEGSMLARRGQQPVRIRAPKVPAVDTTAAGDTFVGAYAAATVRGLDEHGCLQFASSAAALAVQRPGAVASIPHLADIDAALGEFYPETPPEA
- a CDS encoding LppX_LprAFG lipoprotein, coding for MRALMALVSIPVLTLAAACTGDSSDGGEAADPTELVQQAGDTFAEAGAVSFTLDSEGVPDDVNGVSAADGSGVIDSAEPKFSGSITGRVQGVTGSLEIIAIGQEAWMKFFTPGYEPVDLATLGAPNPAMFFHPTDGLPSLLAATTDLASEGQKRQGSDIINEVSGSVPAAPVKELLELGDGTGEYDAVYGITDDGELRTIKVTGDFYEGATSTYSIVVKDYGKTVEITRP
- a CDS encoding MFS transporter, which encodes MRSPAPRALLATAAIAVALAAADTYVVVLALTDMMAGVGVGIGALQQATPIISGFLLGYVAVLPLIGRIADLTSRQKVLLWCLIVFVAGSALTALAHDLPTLVAGRVVQGVGGGGLVPATLAIVGELWPPDRRGVPLGIVGAVQEIGSVVGPLLGALVLAVADWRAIFWLNAVLGVLLALMVLLLGRARSPETADPRQRNRPPYAAASRSRSVLRAGVWVLGAAITALALAAPESLVTSVAYGGPFVPFEGASSRLLTPIGVTGLTLLALATALTAPALWPLLRQADLPGALLLGGALGCIVVTFAAAEPEREVVGPLGYALLPVAALLTAGFLWHQRRPAHPVVPRGPLPRRSVIALVVSLLVGVALVAGVVDVPVLAHLTHTDSQVGAAFVLVRFLIAVPVGAFLGGAALRRCGDGLVTAVGLALAAAGLAIMATWGEGSLRSAASYVVLVAVGLGVGLALAPVNNTMLAETGRALHGTVSSLVVVARMVGMVVGLAVLTGIGLHAYYREVEALPDRTDGDALLQAGLVQVHAVFIGAALAAALGAALAVALGVRRRTAAVAERIVTIG
- a CDS encoding Ig-like domain repeat protein — its product is MTLARTRRALSAAISLIAALLLLSACATGAPQEGSSPTAAGPLSSEATSSDPPPTTSEAPPSSAEPTPTPETTTPAPTTTSEAPAVDQPTVVYTKAAATVNPGEAVQVTITVQTPNPGVPFGDVTLMVDGAPYASATLNQAGSMSFTLKNLTEGDHTYQGVFAGNPTYLASQSNTKMIHVLTAAEIEAAKKKKEEQAAAAANNPCPANAKACIDLTNNTTWLQSNGVVTAGPFKQIAGRAGHRTPTGMFTVQWKNKDHKSQEFNQAPMPYAIFFTTTGVAFHVGSLSTPSHGCIHLSESAAKIYWDALNPGDRVYVFGSAQY
- a CDS encoding DUF2020 domain-containing protein, with translation MRTGGPRLLLAACLFAAGCSTAAPQDSADSDTSAPAATAGQPSETGASDAAPSDAVPTSASAQASTVDGPCPYLEQDFIELTIGQRIGKVSVTTTTPAYGPLPRCDFQRGSGEPAAVVDTRTIEAGQGLEKALEAVPGGNPVDVGEGGSVQVYNGEDRTELAAYEGTTLVTVRLNQESSLEAIEIAGQVFASI
- a CDS encoding peptidylprolyl isomerase; this encodes MTFATLHTNKGDIRVELFDNHAPKTVRNFVELAEGSREWTHPGTNKKTNDPLYDGVIFHRIIQGFMIQGGDPLGQGFGGPGYVFDDEIHPELQFDKKYQLAMANAGKRGGKGTNGSQFFITTTAPNWLNGKHTIFGEVADDESKKVVDAIEAVATDRNDKPLEDVVINSVTIEK
- a CDS encoding rhomboid family intramembrane serine protease: MTYPPSAGAPSPSEGYGAPAHCYRHPDRQTGLACTRCERPICPDCLNPAAVGFQCPECVAEGRASLSQPSVRRTALVRSHVQPVVTYGLIALNVLMYVATVVQSGSVSNNQYSGLFQDLAMWGPLVRQGEVWRMGSSTFLHYGLTHVAVNMISLFIIGRDIEQVLGKWRYLLVYLLAGLGGSVAVLLFTPNAVVAGASGSVFGLLGAAGVIMLRNKQNMQPLIGILVLNAVISFMPGISLAAHLGGLLVGAALTFLLVQLTPSRR
- a CDS encoding MalY/PatB family protein, with product MTSQIFTLDTADLRARSSMKYRQYDADVLPLWVAEMDCALAPPIEQRLLEAVRIGDTGYRIVDGRLEQALAEYAAQHWRWQIDPEQVRVVGDVGVGMIELMRAHVDPGDRVVISSPIYPPFRSWTALAGGEVVDVPLRCEDDGWHFDLDGLRAAFAAGARVYLLCNPANPVGRAWRSEELGALADLAAEYDVLVIADEIHGPLPLEGASFTPFLTVSDAAREVGVSVLAASKAWNLAGLKCAQVVSADGRSRERAGRIPPQSSSSAGHLGMLASERAWAAGGQWLEQAVRELSANRDLLGELVATHLPQAGYVPAEATYLGWLDLSAYDWGADPAGKILTEARVALNPGPSFGATGAGFARINFACSPAVLTEAVERIGALAR